In Streptococcus parapneumoniae, the genomic stretch TTCAAAGACCAAGTCATCCTTAAAGCTGGTCAAACCTTCACTAGTAAGACACGTTATGAACTTGTTGTGAAATAAAGAATCATTGCGCCTACTTTTGGAATTTAGGAATAGGTAAGCAAAGACAAATAGTAGGAAAATATGATATAATTAAACGTTGAAAGGTATCTGTTAAGATAATATTCAAACTACAATAAGGAGTAAGAAAGAAATGAAGAAAATTGTATTTGCTAGTGCCTTGGCTTTGACTTTGGCAGGAGCAGTTTTGACAAATGATGTTTTTGCGAACGACAGACTGGTTGCAACGCAATCTGCTGATGGTAATGTATTGACCTCAGAGGTGCTAAAACCTTCTAGTGGCAATGTTTTGGTTGGAATCAAGGGAGAATTTTTGCCTCCTCATCAACAATCTATTTTAGATGCTATCAATAAAATTCGTAAAGAAGCAGCCGACGAAGGTTTGGTAGATAAGTATGTTCCTGTCAAATGGTCAGTTGACCATGAGAAAACGGCTTTTGTACGCGCTGCTGAGGTATCTGTTGCGCTGAAGGCTGAACGTCTTTCCAGTAAAAACAACTGGACTGCCTTTCCATCTGGTAATAGCCTAAGTGGAGAAGCTTTAGATTTGAATCCTGATGGATTTCTAAAAGCAATTGAAAACTGGCATGCTGAAAAGGCGCAATATGTGGCGAAAAAGAAAGATAAAACATCAAAAGAATTTTCATCTTATTATGAGAACTTGATTAACCCTAAATTTACCCATGTGGGTCTTGCTGCTTTTAAAAATGCAGCTAGTCCTCAGAAGGCAGCAACGGTTGCTCTGGCTCTAGGAACTACGACTTCTTCAGAGGAATTGGCTGGTGGATATGGTTCTGCTGTTCAGTACACAGAAGTGACTGCCTCAAACCTTTCAACAGTTAAAAGTAAAGCTATAGTTGTAGAAACACCGCTGAAAGATTTCAGAAAATCCACATCTGATCAGTCTGGCTGGGTGCAGTCTAATGGCAAGTGGTATTTTTATGAGTCTGGTGATGTGAAGACAGGCTGGTTGAAAACAGGTGGTCAATGGTACTACTTGAATGATCTAGGTGTCATGCAGACTGGATTTGTAGAAGTTGATGGATCGGTGTATTATCTAAGTAACTCAGGTGCTATGTTTACAGGCTGGGGAACAGATGGTAGCAGATGGTTCTACTTTGATGGCTCAGGAGCTATGAAAACAGGCTGGTACAAGGAAAATGGTACCTGGTATTACCTTGATGAAGAAGGGATCATGAAGACGGGCTGGTTTAAAGTAGGTCAACACTGGTACTATGCAAATGGTTCAGGCGCTTTGGCCGTTAGCACAACAACACCAGATGGTTACCGTGTCAATGCTAATGGTGAATGGGTAAGCTAGGCTGAAAATAGCAAGTCATAGGTAAATTATTCATCTTACTAGCAAAAAGAATGAACGATAAGAAAGAGGTTGATGGCAAACATTGACCTCTTTTTTGGAGTGTCTCGAGTCAGTTGCTACTAGCTGAAAACAAGGGCGAGTCACCATCTATCGCAAATATACCACAGTTATCACTAGACTATTCCTAATTCAAAAATCAACCTTTTGATATATGGAAATGTGAGTTTTATCTGCAATCGAAAAGCAAATACACACCTTGTCTTTGAAGTCAAGTGAGTATAAAAGAGAAACTCTAAGGGAGAGAATGTAAAGAAATACAAAAGTTTTCAAAACGATTTTCATAAAAACTTTGATAAAACAAATAAAATTCCGAACGAAAATGTAACACAATTGTAATATAAAACACTTGACAAGTATTTACGGGGGGGGGGTATACTTAATATAGTATAGTCTGAAAATGATTATCAGAAAAGAGGTAAATTTAGATGAATAAGAAAAAAATGATTTTAACAAGTCTAGCCAGTGTCGCTATCTTAGGGGCTGGTTTTACTACGGTTCAACCGTTATTAGTTGTAAACGCTGACGAAAATGCTACTCAACCAGCTGTACCAAAAGTTATTCAAGATGCTCAATCGGATGCTGATAAAGCGGATGCTAAAGTTAAAGAACTTGAGAAAAAAGTAGCTGATAAAACAACAGAAGCTACAACAGCAAACACTAAATTAGAAACAGAGAAAAAAGAAGCTGCTGATGCTAATCAAGCAAAAGCTGATGCTGAAACAGCAAAAACTGATGCAGAAAAAGCTAAATCTACTGCAGACGAAGAATTAGCTACTGCTAAAGATAAAGCCGCGGAAGCTGATACTAAAGCCAAAGAAGAAGCTGATAAAGAAGCTGCTAAGAAAAAAGAGGAAGCTGATACTAAAAAACAAATCTCAGACGCTTTAGATAAATTATTAGCAGATGGTGAAAAAGCTATCAATGAAAACGCAAAAATCATTGATAAAGAAAAAGCTATTAAAGAATTCAAAGAAAAAATTGGGAAAGAAGACCTATTAGCTGCAATCGAAGCAGGTGAAATCTCAATTGATGATATTGCTGCTGAGTTAAACGACGATGCTGCAAAAGCTGAGGCGAACGAAGTTGCTGATAAAAAAATGCGCGATAAAGAGCAAGCCGCTGGATCAACAACTATGGAGGCTGGTGCTACAGCTGTACAACCAAAAGAGAAAAAAGCTATCACTTCTGACTCTGATCTAAAATCAAAACTTGATGAAGCTGAAAAAGCAGACGCTGCTCGTCCACAATCAGAAAAACTTCAAGACAAAGCTGATCAATTAGAAGATGGACTTGATCGTTTAGAGAAACAATATGACGAAGCTAAAAAAGTAACTGATGAAAAGGCTGCTGTTTTAGCAAAACAAGAAAAAGCTCTTAAAGAAGCTAAAGAGGCAGCTGATATCGTTGAAGAATACAAATTTGAAGATGGTATCGTTAGCCCATTAAAAAATGTGGTAATAGAAATCGAAAAAACTCACAAAGAAGCTTTAGCTGAATTTGAAGAAGCTTATACAGCTACTGCATACTACGCAGAACAAGGTAAAGAGCTAGAAGCAGAGTACAATAAAACAGTTGCTGCTGTGAAAGTTGCTAAAGAAGAAGAAGCTAAAAATCCTAAGTCAGCAGAAAAACCTGTAGAAAAACCAAAAGTAAAAACAGAAGCTGAAAAAGCTGCTGAAGCTAAAGCTGAAGCTGATAAAAAAGTAACGGAGGCAGAGGCTAAAGTTAAAGAAGCTGAAGCAAAAGTTAAGGAAACAACTAAAGCTCTTGAAGAAGCTACATCTAAGGCTGCTAACGAAAACGCTGATGTCCAACCTGCTGAAACAGCAAAAACTGAAGCTGAAACAGCAAAAGCTAATGCAGAAGCTGAATTAGCTAAAGCTAAAGAAGCAGCTGAAAAAGCAAAACAAAAAGTTGAAGAACTTAAAAAAGAAGAGGCAGATAACTTAAACGATCTTAAAGCATCTTTAGATGAACTTGAAAAAGAAGCTGAAGCTAAAATCAATGCAAATGATAAAATCACTGACAAAGCTAAAGCTCTTGAAGAAGCTAAAGCTGCTATCGGTAAAGAAGATTTATTAAAAGCTGTTAACGAAGGTATTCTTTCAGCAACTGAAGCTGTTAAAGAAATCAAAGATGATTTCGCTAAAGCTGAAGCTGCCAAAGATCAAGATCCTCAAGCTGATAACATTGGAGCCGCAACTCCAACTATCCAAGATGGAGATAAAGTTTCTGAAGCAGATAAAAAAGTATTTGCTGACGCAGACAAGAAAACAGCAGATGAAGAAGCTGCTCGTCCTGAATCAGAAAAACTTCAAGAAAAAGCTGATCAATTACTTAAAGAAATTAATTATTTAACTGGGATTGCTGATAAAGATAAAGCAGATGCCGATGTTAAATTTGAAAAACTGAAAAAAGCTAGAGAAACTCTATTAGAAGCTAGACAAGCTCTTAGAGCAGCAGAAGAAGCTAATTCTAAACCTGAAGTTATTAAAGCATTGAAGAAAGTTGTTTATAACCTAAGATTAGATCGCGACACTGCAAAACAAGATTTAGATAAATCTACAAAACCGTTAGAAGCTTACACAGTTGCAATCAACAAACTTACTGACGAGTACAATCAAACTCTTAAAGATTTAGAAGCAGCTAAGAACAAAGAAGCTGAAAAACCTACTGAGCCAACTCAACCAGAAAAGCCAGCTGAAGAAGCTCCAGCCCCAGAGCAACCAACTGAGCCAACTCAACCAGCTCCAGCTCCTCAACCAGAGAAAACAGATGATCAAAGAGCTGAAGAAGACTACGCTCGTAAATCAGAAGAAGCATATAACCGCTTGACTCAACAGCAACCTCCAAAAACTGAAAAACCAGCTGAAATTCCAGCAAAACCAGAGAAACCAGCTGAACCAGCTGAACCAGCTCCAGCTCCATCCTCAGATCAACCAGCACAACCTTCTGTTCCTGCAAGACCATCTAATCCGACATATGTCCCTTCATACTCTTCATATGTTCCATCATACAGCTCATATTCTGTAGTGGCACCAGCTAAACCAGCCGCTCCAAAAACAGGTTGGAAACAAGAAAACGGTATGTGGTACTTCTACAATACTGATGGTTCAATGGCGACAGGATGGCTACAAGACAATGGCTCATGGTACTACCTCAACAGCAATGGCGCTATGGCGACAGGATGGCTCCAATACAATGGCTCATGGTACTACCTCAACGCTAACGGCGCTATGGCAACAGGTTGGGCTAAAGTCAACGGCTTATGGTACTACCTAAACGCTAATGGTTCAATGGCAACAGGTTGGCTTAAAGATGGAGGTACTTGGTACTATCTTGAAGCGTCAGGTGCTATGAAAGCAAGCCAATGGTTCAAAGTATCAGATAAATGGTACTATGTCAATGGCTCAGGTGCCCTTGCAGTCAACACAACTGTAGATGGCTATAGAGTCAATGCCAATGGTGAATGGGTTAACTAAACCTAATGTAACTAGTTAATACTAACTTCCTGTAAGAATCCTTTAAAGTATTCCCTACAAATACCATATCCTTTCAGTAGATAATATACTCTTGTAGGAAGTTTAGATTAAAAAATAACTCTGTAATCTCTAGCCGGATTTATGGGCTCTATAATATTTGTAGTGGGTAAATCCCCTATAGATATTATGGCTCTTTGTCAACTGTAGTGGGTTGAAGTCAGCTAAGCTCGAGAAAGGACAAATTTCGTCCTTTCTTTTTTGATGTTCAGAGCGATAAAAATCCGTTTTTTGAAGTTTTCAAAGTTCCGAAATCCAAAGGCATTGCGCTTGATAAGCTTAATGAGATTATTAGTGGCTTCCAATTTTGCGTTAGAATAGTGTAGTTGAAGGGCATTGACAATCTTTTCTTTATCCTTTAGAAAGGTTTTAAAGACAGTCTGAAAAAGAGGATGAACCTGCTTTAGATTGTCCTCAATAAGTCCGAAAAATTTGTCTGGCTCCTTGTTCTGGAAGTGAAAAAGTAAGAGCTGATAGAGATTGTAGTGGTGTTTCAAGTCTTCTGAATAGCTCAAAAGCTTGTCAAGAATCTCTTTATTCGTTAAGTGCATACGAAAAGTAGGGCGATAAAAACGTTTATCGCTGAGTTTACGACTATCCTGTTGAATGAGTTTCCAGTAGCGTTTAATAGCCTTGTATTCATGGGATCTTCGTTCAAACTGATTCATAATTTGGACACGGACACGACTCATAGCACGGCTAAGATGTTGCACAATGTGAAAGCGATCCAGAACGATTTTAGCGTTTGGAAAAAGTCGCCTAGCTAAGTCATAATAAGGACTAAACATATCCATAGTAATAATTTTCACTCGACATCGGACGACCCTATCATATTTAAGAAAGTGATCTCGAATGACGGCTTGTGTTCTACCCTCAAGAACAGTGATGATATTGAGCTTATCAAAATCTTGCGCAATGAAACTCATCTTTCCCTTGGTAAAGGCATACTCATCCCAAGACATAATCTCAGGCAGATGTTTAAAATTACACTCAAAGTGGAAGTCATTGAGCTTTCGAATGACAGTTGAAGTTGAAATGGCCAGCTGATGAGCAATATCGGTCATAGAAGTCTTTTCAATCAACTTTTGCGCAATTTTTTGGTTGATAATACGAGGAATTTGGTGATTTTTCTTGACGATAGAAGTTTCAGCGACCATCATTTTTGAACAGTGATAGCACTTGAATCGACGCTTTCTAAGGAGAATTCTAGTAGGCATACCAGTCGTTTCGAGGTAAGGAATTTTCGACGGTTTTTGAAAGTCATATTTCTTCATTTGACTTCCGCACTCAGGGCAAGATGGGGCGTCGTAGTCCAGTTTGGCGATGATTTCCTTGTGTGTATCCTTATTGATGATGTCTAGAATTTGGATATTAGGGTCTTTAACCTACACAGGTGGGGATATCTACATCAACGGCGAAAAACAAACTGATATTGTCAATTCTATGCCTGGGGGCGGTGGACCAAATGGAGGTCCTCAAGGCGGCGGCCCAGCCCCTGGCGGACGAGGATAAACAAAAACGAGGCTGGGCAAGAAGTCTTTGAAATCAGACAAACGCATAGTATCAGGTCTTGAGAAACCTTGGTACTATGCGTTTTATTGTGGGGAGATTTACTTCATTTTCTCCTGAAGTCGACTTTTTGCCCAACCTCGTTTTGTCCTGCTATTTGAGTTGTTCTACTTGACTCCAAGTAAAAAAGGAGTATAATGTTGTAATAAATAAAGTTACAATAAAAAAGAACAAAGGAGAAATAGATGACCTACGCATACAATAGTAAGATTTATTTGGCAGAGGCTGTTTTAAATGTTAAGGACTTGGCAAGTCAGACTGCCTTCTATCATCAGATTCTAGGCTTGGAAATCCTTTCTCAGACAGAATCTGAAAGTATTTTAGGAGCTGGTGGAAAGGCTTTGGTTCATTTACTGAAAACAGACAGGCTAGAGGAGGGGCAAGATCACTATGATCTCTATCACCTAGCTATCCTTTTACCAAGTCGTGAGGATTTGGCAAATCTGTTTAAGCATATAGCAGAGCTGCAAATTCAGCTAGTCGGTGGGGCGGATCATGGCTACAGTGAAGCAATCTATCTGGAAGATTTAGAAGGGAATGGGATTGAAATTTATCGGGATAAGCCTGTAGAGGACTGGGATATTCGTGAGGATGGGCGCATTGTCGGAGTGACCGAAGCCTTATCTGCTCAAGAAATATATGAGATGGGACGTAAAGTAGAACCTTTTGAGATAGCCTCTACTACGCGCATGGGGCATATCCATCTTTCCGTCAGGGATAGTCAAGTAGCAAGCCAGTTTTATCAAAAGGTTTTAGGACTAGAGGATAAATTCAGTGTGCCTAGCGCTAGTTGGATTGCGTCTGGGGATTATCATCATCATTTAGCAGTCAACGAGTGGGGAGGAAAAAGGCTAGCCAGAAGTGAACAAGGATTACCTGGCTTGGCCTACTATGTCATTGAAGTCGCAAGCAAAGAAGAACTGTTAACGATTGCTGGAAGAGGACAAGAAGTTGAAGCGCCAATCAAGTGGCTGACATCAACTCAGTTAGAAGTGACAGACCCAGATGGAATTGTGACCCGTATCCGCTTAGCTAGATAGGATGTGATAAAGACCAGCATCTCATACTCAATGAAAATCAAAGAGCAAACTAGGAAACTAGCCGCAGGCTGCTCAAAACACTGTCTTGAGGTTGTAGATAAGACTGACGAAGTCAGCTCAAGACACTGTTTTGAGGTTGCAGATAGAACTGACGAAGTCAGCTCAAAACACCGTTTTGAGGTTGCAGATAGAACTGACGAAGTCAGTAACATATATACGGCAAGGCGACGTTGACGCGGTTTGAAGAGTATAAAATGTAGAAAATGCTCCTTATCGTAGTCAGATATGTAGAAAATTTGATATGATAGTAGGGAATAAGGAGAAGAACACAATGACTAGTGAATACCAGAAAATGATTGCAGGAGAGGTTTACCGTCCATCGGATCCAGAACTGCGTGCCTTGGCTCAAGCTTCTCGCCAAAAACAGGCTGCCTTTAACAAGGAAGAAGACCCCTTAAAGGGAGCTGAAATCATTAAGGCTTGGTTTGGCTCGACTGGGAAAAATCTTTATGTCAATCCACGCCTAGTGGTCGATTAAGGAGTCAATATCCATCTAGGGGAAAATTTTTATTCTAACTGGAACTTGACCATGCTGGATGTTTGTCCGATTCGTATTGGAGACAATGCCATGATTGGTCCCAACTGTCAGTTCCTGACTCCACTTCATCCGCTGGATCCACATGAGCGTAATTCAGGTATTGAGTACGGTAAGCCTATCACAATCGGAGACAATTTCTGGGCTGGTGGTGGCGTCATTGTCCTGCCTGGAGTCACACTTGGAAATAATGTCGTCGCAGGAGCAGGGGCAGTGATTACCAAGTCCTTTGGGGACAATGTTGTATTAGCTGGCAACCCTGCGCGCGTGATTAAGGAGATATCTGTGGAATAGAAGTAAAAAGGAACAGCGGGTGTTGTTTTTTTCTATCATTCTCTTGTTCTTCAATAATGGAGAAAAAGGGAGTGGAGATAAAAACTTCTTCTACATTTTTACCCGGTTCACATTCACCTACTCTATATCTTAGCAAGTCTGCTTCATTAAGCAATTGCAAAGCATCTTGTAATTGGGATGCTTTTTGATACAAGAAGTATTAGTGTAGGAGAGAGTTTTTGTGGATGACTAGATGATATCAATGATTTTTCTATTTATTTTCAGTCAAAGATGATACAATAGTAAGGTCGCAAACACTAGACTGCGCAGGCAGGAGGTGATCTTATGTGCGTTTTCATCGAACTTGTCTTGCTACCTATTCTTGCTGGTACACTAGCGAATGTCTTATCGGAGTGGCTTATCCGATTTGTAGCAAGCAAATGCGACAAGAAAAAGAAATAGCTTGAGCGCCTTGAGCAAGCGCAAAAAAACACCACTGGCGGCAACCGGTGGTGTTTTCTTATGTGCTTATTTCATCGAACTTTTAAGCAAGTCCATTGTACCATTAAAAAGAGTCTCTGTCAAAAATATTGTTATTGTATTGTTTCTCTCCTCAGTTCATCAGCCCCTCCTTGACACTCCGTCAATTTTTGATACAATAGTACAAAATTAGAGGAGGCAGGCTATGATTCAGAAACATGCGATTCCTATTTTAGAGTTTGATGACAATCCCCAAGCGGTCCTTATGCCAACGCATGAGAGGTTGGATTTGCAGTTGCCAAAGAAGTGTGTCTATGCTTTCTTAGGTGAGGAGATTGACCGCTATGCGAGGGAAGTAGGGGCCAACTGTGTCGGTGAATTTATTTCTGCCACCAAGACCTATCCAGTCTATGTCATCAACTATAAGGGTGAGGAGGTCTGCCTGGCTCAGGCTCCTGTCGGCTCCGCTCCAGCAGCCCAGTTTATGGATTGGTTGATTGGCTATGGTGTGGAGCAGATTATTTCCACAGGTACCTGTGGTGTGCTAGCCGATATAGAGGAAAATGCCTTTCTAGTCCCTGTTCGCGCTCTGCGAGATGAAGGAGCCAGTTACCACTATGTGGCACCTTCTCGTTATATGGAAATGCAGCCAGAGGCTATTGCTGCCATTGAGCGAGTTTTGGAAACCAGAGAGATTCCTTATGAAGAAGTCATGACCTGGTCTACAGACGGTTTTTACCGAGAAACGGCTGAAAAGGTGGTTTATCGTAAGGAAGAAGGCTGTGCTGTTGTGGAGATGGAGTGTTCTGCGCTTGCGGCAGTAGCGCAATTTCGTGGGGTTCTCTGGGGTGAATTGTTGTTCACAGCAGATTCCCTAGCTGACTTGGACCAGTACGATAGTCGTGACTGGGGCTCGGAAGCTTTTGATAAGGCGCTAGAACTGAGTTTAGCAAGTGTTCACCTCCTTTAGTTGTGCTGACAAAAGGTCTGCTTTATCATAAAATGTCTAGCTCATACTTTGCGAAAATAGTGTTAAACGAGGTCATCTTCCTCTTTTTGGACGCATGTTGAGATTGGGAAAAATCTTTAAAATCAGAAAAACGCATCATATCAGGTGATGAAAACTTTGATACTATGCGTTTTTATTGTGGTAATATGAAATAAAATCTCAACAAATTGATTAGGTAAGTTACATCAATTTCTAGTAATGTTTGAGAAGTTGTAGCCTACTATTTCAGATTCAAAATGGTGTGTTTCATTTTCTCCTGAAAAGCATAAGAGTAGCTGGCGTTAAAAGCTCCTGTCTTGCTTTTTTGATCTATAGTCACATCTATCAAGTATTGTTCTTGCCTAGGCTATCAACAAAAAGGTGGCATTTTTTAGGTTTGGTGTTAGTGGATTTTGCCTTATCCTATCTAAGTCATTTCGAGCTTTTTATGGTACAATGGAAACATGTTATTCAAATTATCTAAGGAAAAAATAGAGCTAGGCTTATCTCGTTTATCGCCAGCCCGTCGTATTTTTTTGAGTTTTGCCTTGGTCATTTTACTAGGCTCTCTTCTTTTGAGCTTGCCTTTTGTCCAAGTTGAAAGCTCACGAGCGACTTATTTTGATCATCTCTTTACAACTGTATCCATGGTCTGTGTGACAGGTCTTTTTACCCAGCCTGTCGCTGACACCTACAATATTTGGGGTCAGCTCATTTGTATGTTCTTGATTCAGATTGGTGGTCTGGGGCTCATGACCTTTATTGGGGTTTTCTATATCCAGAGCAAGCAAAAGCTTAGTCTTCGTAGCCGTGCAACTATTCAGGATAGTTTTAGTTATGGAGAGACTCGATCTTTGAGAAAGTTTGTCCATTCTATTTTTCTCACAACTTTTTTGGTTGAAGGTTTGGGAGCTCTATTCCTCAGTTTTCGTTTTGTTCCTCAACTTGGCTGGGGGCGCGGTCTCTTTAGTGCTATTTTTCTAGCTATATCCGCCTTCTGTAATGCAGGTTTTGATAATTTTGGAAGTACGAGCTTGATTGCTTTTCAGACTGATCCCTTGGTCAATCTGGTCATCGCAGGCTTGATTATTACAGGTGGTCTTGGATTTATGGTCTGGTTTGACCTTGCTACGCATATAGGGAAAAAGAAAAAAGGGCGCCTGCATTTTCACACCAAACTGGTTTTATTACTGACGGTGGGGCTACTAGCTTTTGGGACGGTGAGCAGTCTCGTTCTTG encodes the following:
- a CDS encoding VOC family protein; translation: MTYAYNSKIYLAEAVLNVKDLASQTAFYHQILGLEILSQTESESILGAGGKALVHLLKTDRLEEGQDHYDLYHLAILLPSREDLANLFKHIAELQIQLVGGADHGYSEAIYLEDLEGNGIEIYRDKPVEDWDIREDGRIVGVTEALSAQEIYEMGRKVEPFEIASTTRMGHIHLSVRDSQVASQFYQKVLGLEDKFSVPSASWIASGDYHHHLAVNEWGGKRLARSEQGLPGLAYYVIEVASKEELLTIAGRGQEVEAPIKWLTSTQLEVTDPDGIVTRIRLAR
- a CDS encoding CAP domain-containing protein, which gives rise to MKKIVFASALALTLAGAVLTNDVFANDRLVATQSADGNVLTSEVLKPSSGNVLVGIKGEFLPPHQQSILDAINKIRKEAADEGLVDKYVPVKWSVDHEKTAFVRAAEVSVALKAERLSSKNNWTAFPSGNSLSGEALDLNPDGFLKAIENWHAEKAQYVAKKKDKTSKEFSSYYENLINPKFTHVGLAAFKNAASPQKAATVALALGTTTSSEELAGGYGSAVQYTEVTASNLSTVKSKAIVVETPLKDFRKSTSDQSGWVQSNGKWYFYESGDVKTGWLKTGGQWYYLNDLGVMQTGFVEVDGSVYYLSNSGAMFTGWGTDGSRWFYFDGSGAMKTGWYKENGTWYYLDEEGIMKTGWFKVGQHWYYANGSGALAVSTTTPDGYRVNANGEWVS
- a CDS encoding potassium transporter TrkG, with amino-acid sequence MLFKLSKEKIELGLSRLSPARRIFLSFALVILLGSLLLSLPFVQVESSRATYFDHLFTTVSMVCVTGLFTQPVADTYNIWGQLICMFLIQIGGLGLMTFIGVFYIQSKQKLSLRSRATIQDSFSYGETRSLRKFVHSIFLTTFLVEGLGALFLSFRFVPQLGWGRGLFSAIFLAISAFCNAGFDNFGSTSLIAFQTDPLVNLVIAGLIITGGLGFMVWFDLATHIGKKKKGRLHFHTKLVLLLTVGLLAFGTVSSLVLEWNNAGTIGNLPVADKVLVSFFQTVSMRTAGFGTIDYSMARPVTLLIYILQMFLGGAPGGTAGGLKITTFFVLLVFARSELLGLPHANVARRTIAPRTVQKSFSVFIIFLMTFLLGLILLGITVKGNPPFIHLIFETISALGTVGVTANLTPDLGKLALSVIMVLMFIGRIGPLTLLVSLADYHPEKKDMIHYMKADISIG
- a CDS encoding nucleoside phosphorylase produces the protein MIQKHAIPILEFDDNPQAVLMPTHERLDLQLPKKCVYAFLGEEIDRYAREVGANCVGEFISATKTYPVYVINYKGEEVCLAQAPVGSAPAAQFMDWLIGYGVEQIISTGTCGVLADIEENAFLVPVRALRDEGASYHYVAPSRYMEMQPEAIAAIERVLETREIPYEEVMTWSTDGFYRETAEKVVYRKEEGCAVVEMECSALAAVAQFRGVLWGELLFTADSLADLDQYDSRDWGSEAFDKALELSLASVHLL
- a CDS encoding ISL3 family transposase produces the protein MQILDIINKDTHKEIIAKLDYDAPSCPECGSQMKKYDFQKPSKIPYLETTGMPTRILLRKRRFKCYHCSKMMVAETSIVKKNHQIPRIINQKIAQKLIEKTSMTDIAHQLAISTSTVIRKLNDFHFECNFKHLPEIMSWDEYAFTKGKMSFIAQDFDKLNIITVLEGRTQAVIRDHFLKYDRVVRCRVKIITMDMFSPYYDLARRLFPNAKIVLDRFHIVQHLSRAMSRVRVQIMNQFERRSHEYKAIKRYWKLIQQDSRKLSDKRFYRPTFRMHLTNKEILDKLLSYSEDLKHHYNLYQLLLFHFQNKEPDKFFGLIEDNLKQVHPLFQTVFKTFLKDKEKIVNALQLHYSNAKLEATNNLIKLIKRNAFGFRNFENFKKRIFIALNIKKERTKFVLSRA